From one Labeo rohita strain BAU-BD-2019 unplaced genomic scaffold, IGBB_LRoh.1.0 scaffold_71, whole genome shotgun sequence genomic stretch:
- the LOC127161661 gene encoding V-set domain-containing T-cell activation inhibitor 1-like isoform X1, whose translation MIIGWCFICIFAVLINKVCLQVTVVGFTGGSVVLPCCSTEHNFKLQDINVLWRDKHSESICNVVKGEDSVERQGLRYKNRTETFPEEYLRGNFSIKLKNLTHTDAGDFNCFITHSHELRTVQLIINETAGKRNQSSEQENQGPETQSDWTILICVFTVLIVIIVVAGIVASFMCLRKKRFSADYIGATMAS comes from the exons TTGGTGCTTCATCTGCATATTTGCAGTGCTGATAAACAAAG TGTGTCTGCAGGTCACAGTAGTGGGTTTTACTGGCGGTTCTGTTGTCCTCCCGTGTTGTTCAACTGAACATAATTTTAAACTTCAAGACATTAATGTGCTTTGGAGAGACAAACACAGTGAGAGTATTTGTAATGTAGTTAAAGGGGAAGATTCAGTAGAGCGACAGGGCCTACGGTAcaagaacagaacagaaactTTTCCTGAGGAGTATTTGAGAGGAAACTTTTCCATCAAACTCAAAAATCTGACTCACACTGATGCAGGAGATTTCAATTGTTTCATCACACACTCACATGAACTTCGTACTGTACAGCTGATCATAAATG AAACAGCAGGAAAAAGAAACCAATCCAGTGAACAAGAAAACCAAGGACCAGAAACACAATCAGACTGGACGATCTTGATctgtgtttttacagtattaattGTAATCATTGTCGTGGCCGGTATCGTGGCCAGTTTCATGTGTCTCAGGAAAAAAAGGTTTTCGGCTGACTATATAGGAGCAACAATGGCAAGCTGA
- the LOC127161661 gene encoding uncharacterized protein LOC127161661 isoform X2: MIIGWCFICIFAVLINKETAGKRNQSSEQENQGPETQSDWTILICVFTVLIVIIVVAGIVASFMCLRKKRFSADYIGATMAS, translated from the exons TTGGTGCTTCATCTGCATATTTGCAGTGCTGATAAACAAAG AAACAGCAGGAAAAAGAAACCAATCCAGTGAACAAGAAAACCAAGGACCAGAAACACAATCAGACTGGACGATCTTGATctgtgtttttacagtattaattGTAATCATTGTCGTGGCCGGTATCGTGGCCAGTTTCATGTGTCTCAGGAAAAAAAGGTTTTCGGCTGACTATATAGGAGCAACAATGGCAAGCTGA
- the LOC127161662 gene encoding uncharacterized protein LOC127161662, which yields MEYLYSQTGKTLTPVLQNPEEEDRLVEEVDDQDLQDEGFDEEIMEDITVPVLYEDDPCRDLRNSPSSLPLPQSPASLAEPSTSSGGDGQHLAPAPSVMSQPSDPGSSLSDEAQGAVVGPDGIAGWDKVQNLAGYLVGLREAPYLTDLQVTEAIRLWTALSDFDKQRINYQPRHQPQLTHGRFKAPKRSGVTPGVESVKRCLIGHPGGPAQWPNTSRLVEAICIELCALHKSPTKKAGWHIFR from the exons ATGGAGTACCTTTACAGCCAGACTGGCAAAACCCTGACTCCAGTGCTCCAGAACCCAGAGGAGGAAGACAGGCTGGTCGAGGAAGTTGATGACCAGGACCTGCAAGATGAGGGGTTTGATGAAGAGATCATGGAGGACATCACAGTTCCGGTGCTGTATGAGGATGACCCCTGCCGTGATCTCAGAAACAGCCCTTCATCTTTGCCTCTGCCTCAGTCCCCAGCATCACTGGCTGAGCCGTCCACATCATCTGGTGGAGATGGACAGCATCTTGCCCCTGCCCCTTCAGTGATGTCACAGCCATCCGACCCTGGAAGCAGTCTCTCCGACGAGGCTCAG GGAGCAGTCGTTGGACCCGATGGCATCGCTGGGTGGGACAAGGTCCAGAATCTGGCTGGTTACCTGGTGGGTCTTCGTGAGGCTCCTTACCTTACTGACCTGCAGGTGACAGAGGCCATCCGGTTGTGGACAGCGCTCTCTGATTTCGACAAGCAGCGGATCAACTATCAGCCTCGACATCAGCCTCAGCTGACTCATGGGCGTTTTAAGGCACCGAAGCGCTCCGGAGTCACACCAGGTGTGGAGAGTGTCAAACGGTGTCTGATTGGACATCCTGGGGGTCCAGCACAGTGGCCCAACACCAGCCGCTTGGTTGAGGCCATTTGTATTGAGCTTTGTGCTTTACACAAGTCGCCGACCAAGAAGGCTGGATGGCACATCTTTAGATGA